The following proteins are encoded in a genomic region of Methanomassiliicoccales archaeon:
- a CDS encoding inorganic phosphate transporter, producing the protein MDVLSVLAVAGILLSLFFAFTNGYNDAGADVATMVSSGAASVKGALLTASTANFVGALVGGSAVALTLQGVLTNDVGQDVALAMFAAIVAANAWNLFTWYYGIPSSSTHALIGGLIGVGLAFHGLSGVNWGWEELLGGHLTGVTKVLTFLIASVLLGFWGGYILMKVAQLALRRAKVSVNADLKRAQWITTGMQTFAHGANDAQKQMALIALLLIALGSSSSMDVPLWVRVACAAAIALGTLGGGYRIMRTVGRKIFKIRPVHALVAQANSSLTVLFSTLLGAPVSSTQVITSGVMGVGTAENRKLVHWRVGKDLVVSWFLSIPVTMVLAAILVIALRSLMGL; encoded by the coding sequence ATGGACGTACTATCGGTGCTGGCTGTCGCAGGGATCCTGCTATCTCTCTTCTTCGCTTTCACCAATGGTTACAACGACGCCGGGGCGGATGTGGCCACCATGGTCTCCTCCGGGGCGGCCTCGGTGAAGGGGGCGCTGCTCACTGCCTCCACCGCCAACTTCGTCGGCGCTCTGGTCGGGGGGAGCGCGGTGGCACTGACCTTGCAGGGCGTGCTGACCAACGATGTGGGGCAGGACGTGGCCCTGGCCATGTTCGCCGCCATCGTCGCCGCCAACGCCTGGAACCTGTTCACTTGGTATTACGGCATTCCGTCGTCGTCCACCCATGCTCTGATAGGCGGGCTGATAGGCGTCGGCCTGGCCTTCCATGGCCTGTCCGGGGTGAACTGGGGATGGGAGGAACTGCTGGGAGGGCACCTTACTGGAGTGACCAAGGTGCTGACCTTCCTTATAGCCTCGGTACTGCTTGGGTTCTGGGGAGGGTACATTCTGATGAAAGTAGCACAATTGGCCCTCCGTCGGGCCAAGGTCAGCGTCAACGCCGACCTGAAGCGGGCGCAGTGGATAACCACTGGCATGCAGACCTTCGCTCACGGGGCTAACGACGCCCAGAAGCAGATGGCTTTGATCGCCCTTCTTTTGATAGCGCTCGGATCGTCCTCTAGCATGGATGTGCCGCTGTGGGTTCGGGTGGCCTGTGCCGCGGCCATCGCCCTGGGTACGCTGGGCGGCGGTTACCGCATAATGAGGACGGTGGGTCGGAAGATATTCAAGATCAGGCCGGTGCACGCCCTGGTGGCTCAAGCCAACTCGTCACTGACCGTGCTATTCTCCACGCTGCTGGGAGCGCCGGTGTCCTCCACCCAGGTGATCACCTCTGGCGTGATGGGCGTGGGCACGGCGGAGAACCGCAAGCTGGTGCATTGGCGGGTGGGGAAAGACCTGGTGGTCTCTTGGTTCCTGTCCATCCCGGTCACCATGGTCTTGGCAGCGATACTGGTAATAGCATTGAGGTCGCTCATGGGGTTGTAA
- a CDS encoding YkgJ family cysteine cluster protein: MRCTHCTKCCQDTQMELCQADISRLVRRGYSEGEFMIIGQDRIPRLRNVNGHCFFFDRDQERCREYAARPLGCSIYPVNLTDEGDIIIDDLCPEGRTLTKEEVREKGERLRRLLDTIDAEAIKRQDRIEQ, encoded by the coding sequence ATGCGCTGCACCCATTGCACCAAATGCTGCCAGGACACTCAGATGGAGCTGTGCCAGGCGGACATATCCAGACTGGTGCGGCGTGGATACTCCGAGGGGGAGTTCATGATCATAGGCCAGGACCGCATACCTCGGCTCAGGAACGTGAACGGTCACTGCTTTTTCTTTGACCGCGATCAGGAACGCTGCCGGGAATACGCCGCCCGACCGCTTGGATGCAGCATCTATCCCGTGAACTTGACGGACGAGGGCGATATCATCATTGACGACCTGTGCCCGGAAGGTCGGACTCTTACCAAAGAGGAGGTCCGGGAGAAGGGAGAGCGTCTGCGCAGACTGCTGGATACAATTGACGCCGAAGCGATCAAGAGGCAGGATCGGATCGAACAGTGA
- a CDS encoding DUF47 family protein translates to MEEKKGLLDGLFPPKYDFHAMLVSQADSTVEGVELLLAALRGERENHLRALVELDHRTDQFRHDMERKLGEAFSTPFDRQDIYSMSRQLEAVMNFARTTLVEMDAFDVEPDRCMLDMAEHLLVGTREVTEAMKVLGKGLDRTDLLIKKLRAEEELLEETYILGMREVFLLPDHMMVLKKREIYHHIKDAGRAMSATADILHRAAFGMG, encoded by the coding sequence ATGGAAGAGAAGAAAGGTCTGTTGGACGGTCTGTTCCCTCCGAAGTATGATTTCCACGCCATGCTGGTCTCCCAGGCGGATTCCACGGTCGAAGGCGTCGAGCTGTTGTTAGCGGCCTTGAGGGGGGAGAGGGAAAATCACTTGAGAGCGCTGGTGGAGCTGGACCACCGCACCGACCAGTTTAGGCACGACATGGAGCGCAAACTGGGGGAGGCCTTCTCTACGCCCTTCGACCGGCAGGACATATACAGCATGTCCCGGCAGTTGGAGGCGGTCATGAACTTCGCCCGGACTACGCTGGTGGAGATGGACGCCTTCGACGTGGAACCGGACCGTTGCATGCTGGACATGGCCGAACACCTGTTAGTGGGTACGAGGGAGGTGACTGAGGCCATGAAGGTGCTCGGCAAGGGTTTGGATAGGACCGACCTGCTCATCAAGAAACTGCGGGCAGAGGAGGAGCTTCTGGAGGAGACGTACATCCTCGGCATGCGCGAGGTCTTCCTATTGCCAGATCACATGATGGTGCTGAAGAAGCGGGAGATATACCATCACATAAAGGACGCCGGCAGGGCGATGAGCGCCACCGCCGACATACTGCACCGGGCGGCCTTTGGTATGGGTTAG
- a CDS encoding DUF6141 family protein, which yields MSVPAVRFRELKYYRPWWFVLIILLASGLAWWAAVTQLVMGEPWGNNPASDEFVLVFFIGFGILFPLIMFNMHLTITVSDAVYIKLWPFMPRARMLSPRDIDSYQAMDYDPLSDYGGWGIKGTASDRAYNVSERRGVKFNLRDGRKVMIGSQRAEQLKMSVDLISRPKKT from the coding sequence ATGAGCGTTCCCGCTGTCCGCTTCCGCGAGTTGAAGTATTACCGCCCCTGGTGGTTCGTTCTGATCATCCTGCTCGCCAGCGGTCTGGCCTGGTGGGCGGCGGTGACACAGCTGGTAATGGGCGAGCCCTGGGGCAACAACCCCGCCTCGGATGAGTTCGTGCTCGTGTTCTTCATCGGCTTCGGCATTCTGTTTCCGCTGATAATGTTCAATATGCACCTGACGATCACGGTCTCGGACGCGGTATACATCAAGCTTTGGCCGTTCATGCCCCGGGCCCGAATGCTATCCCCCCGGGACATCGACTCCTATCAGGCGATGGATTACGATCCTCTCTCCGATTACGGCGGCTGGGGGATCAAAGGGACGGCGTCCGATCGGGCCTACAATGTGTCCGAAAGGCGTGGAGTAAAGTTCAATTTGAGGGATGGCAGAAAGGTAATGATCGGTTCGCAGAGGGCCGAGCAGCTAAAGATGTCCGTGGACCTCATATCACGACCAAAGAAAACGTAA
- a CDS encoding EF-Tu/IF-2/RF-3 family GTPase — MGNLNVAAVGVLGLAKELGKKGTVSDITIYDLKKGHDTVSILEPSKYPERINSLYFCVNLAEIALVVVDKIDASLGETLLMLDCAKVKRGVFILRDYLTPDRIAPLLKDTVLTNYTYMPDDANIIREFLLEEAAKVQYVNEGLGVVPIDHHFNVKGVGTVILGYVAKGVVNRHDNLKVLPTERTALVRSIQKHDDDFDVAYRGDRVGLALKNIEAEELDRGFVLTNDPGMIVTSEINVQLNLVKYWQSPIKEGMVLHLGHWMQFLPCRVKSVSGDVKAPQVVLTLEKPLIHYKGSRAVVHYLEGGKLRIVGTIDL; from the coding sequence ATGGGAAACCTCAACGTGGCGGCGGTCGGCGTCCTCGGACTGGCCAAGGAGCTGGGGAAGAAGGGGACCGTCAGCGACATCACCATCTACGACCTGAAGAAGGGTCATGATACCGTCAGCATCCTGGAACCGTCCAAGTACCCGGAGCGCATCAACTCGCTGTACTTCTGCGTCAACCTGGCCGAGATAGCGCTGGTCGTGGTGGACAAGATAGACGCCTCTTTGGGCGAAACGTTGCTCATGCTGGACTGCGCCAAGGTCAAGCGCGGCGTCTTCATCCTGCGTGATTACCTCACCCCGGACCGCATCGCCCCGTTGCTCAAGGACACCGTCCTGACCAACTACACCTACATGCCCGACGACGCCAACATCATCCGCGAGTTCCTGCTGGAGGAGGCGGCCAAGGTCCAATATGTGAACGAAGGGCTGGGCGTCGTGCCCATAGACCATCACTTCAACGTGAAGGGGGTCGGGACCGTCATATTGGGGTACGTGGCCAAGGGCGTCGTGAACAGGCACGACAACCTCAAGGTGCTGCCGACGGAGCGGACGGCGCTGGTGCGCTCCATCCAGAAGCACGACGACGACTTCGACGTGGCCTACCGGGGCGACCGGGTCGGCCTGGCCCTGAAGAACATCGAGGCCGAGGAGCTGGACCGTGGTTTCGTGCTCACCAACGACCCGGGCATGATCGTCACCTCAGAGATCAACGTCCAATTGAACCTGGTAAAGTACTGGCAATCGCCGATCAAGGAAGGTATGGTGTTGCACCTGGGACATTGGATGCAGTTCCTGCCCTGCCGGGTGAAATCGGTCAGCGGGGACGTTAAGGCACCACAGGTCGTGCTGACGCTGGAAAAGCCGCTCATCCATTACAAGGGATCGCGCGCCGTCGTCCATTATCTCGAGGGCGGGAAGTTGCGCATCGTGGGCACCATCGACCTCTAA
- the corA gene encoding magnesium/cobalt transporter CorA — protein sequence MESGKTKANTQRATTKVGMPPGSLVYIGETGPAPTTVCLLDYTETDVLEKTGVTLEECLPLRDSPSVTWLNFSGMANVDMVRQLGEAFGLHPLVMEDILHMGQRPKLEMYDKYVYLVVKMIYRRENDKEVTYEQLSLVLGKNYVLSFQEREGDVFCGLRERVRNNKGRIRKLGADYLVYSMLDLVVDNYFPALEKVGDLVEDIEERLSDNPEPDILGDIYRLKREVLFLRKSIWPIREVVAALMRQDTELVSPGTNTYLRDVYDHTIQVMDVVETYTDMLAELLDVYMSSVSNRMNEIMKTLTIIATIFIPLTFIVGVFGMNFAFMPELTNELAYPAVLIGMTGVSLLMLYYFRRKGWM from the coding sequence ATGGAATCAGGGAAGACCAAGGCTAACACCCAACGAGCCACGACCAAGGTGGGAATGCCCCCTGGCTCCCTGGTCTACATCGGAGAGACCGGCCCGGCGCCTACCACCGTATGCCTATTGGACTATACCGAGACCGACGTGCTGGAGAAGACCGGGGTCACCCTGGAGGAATGTCTGCCTCTGAGGGACAGCCCCAGCGTCACCTGGCTTAACTTCTCCGGTATGGCCAATGTGGACATGGTAAGACAGCTTGGTGAGGCCTTCGGTCTGCACCCTCTGGTCATGGAAGACATACTCCACATGGGACAGAGGCCGAAGCTGGAGATGTACGATAAGTACGTCTATCTCGTGGTAAAAATGATCTACCGGAGAGAGAACGACAAAGAGGTCACCTACGAGCAGCTCTCCCTTGTCCTGGGCAAGAACTATGTCCTTTCCTTCCAGGAGCGGGAGGGCGATGTTTTCTGCGGATTGCGCGAGCGCGTCCGCAATAATAAGGGCCGCATCAGAAAATTAGGAGCCGACTACCTGGTATACTCCATGTTGGACTTGGTGGTGGACAATTACTTCCCGGCCTTGGAGAAGGTCGGGGACCTGGTGGAGGACATCGAGGAGAGGCTGTCCGATAACCCTGAGCCAGACATACTGGGTGATATCTATCGATTGAAAAGGGAGGTGCTCTTCCTGCGCAAGTCCATCTGGCCCATTAGGGAGGTGGTGGCCGCCCTTATGAGACAGGACACCGAGCTGGTTTCCCCGGGGACCAACACCTACCTGCGCGACGTCTACGACCACACCATCCAGGTGATGGATGTCGTGGAGACGTACACGGACATGCTGGCCGAGCTCCTTGACGTCTACATGTCCAGCGTCAGCAACCGCATGAACGAGATAATGAAGACGCTGACCATCATAGCCACCATATTCATCCCCCTGACCTTCATCGTAGGTGTATTCGGAATGAACTTCGCGTTCATGCCAGAACTGACCAACGAACTGGCCTATCCGGCGGTGTTGATCGGCATGACCGGCGTATCGTTGCTGATGCTCTACTACTTCCGACGCAAGGGCTGGATGTGA
- a CDS encoding GNAT family N-acetyltransferase, producing MRLVTMTKKEFKAMVEGGIRRYADENVKAGYWSSYNSLERSREAHDNLLPNGSHTEGHHFYTAKDSETDVPVGHVWIRVEPGEERRGFIFTVFIEEGFRGRGYGRAMMEALEAKARLMKISSLALHVFAYNDAARHLYESLGYDTMSLNMLKKI from the coding sequence GTGCGTTTGGTCACCATGACCAAGAAGGAGTTCAAGGCCATGGTGGAAGGGGGCATAAGACGGTACGCCGACGAGAACGTCAAGGCCGGGTATTGGTCCTCCTACAACTCATTGGAGAGGTCCCGCGAGGCCCACGACAACCTGCTGCCGAACGGCTCGCACACCGAAGGTCACCATTTCTACACCGCCAAAGATTCCGAGACAGACGTACCGGTCGGCCACGTCTGGATCCGAGTAGAGCCCGGAGAAGAGCGGCGCGGATTCATCTTCACGGTGTTCATCGAGGAAGGGTTCCGCGGGCGGGGCTACGGGAGGGCTATGATGGAGGCGTTGGAGGCCAAAGCCCGCCTTATGAAGATCAGCTCCTTGGCGCTTCACGTGTTCGCCTACAACGATGCGGCCAGACACCTCTACGAATCGCTGGGCTACGATACCATGAGCCTGAACATGCTCAAAAAGATCTGA
- a CDS encoding radical SAM protein: protein MISEYVFGPVPSRRFGRSLGVNPLPRKTCNYSCVYCQLGRTPKLQAERVALYETAEVIADVKKAIDSGNEIDYVTFMGDGEPTIALNLGEMAEGVRRFWDGKMALITNGSMFRLSEVRAAASYFDVISPTVSAGDERTFRRLHRPPRSLKLDDVLEGLRLLRDEYHGQIWAELMLVQEVNDSLPSLLNIRKVMRQVGADRVYVNAPIRPPAESWVRPPTKEALQQVFDVFPEAIDMTGPEEGPFIRNKEEREAELVEIAKNHPLREDQALELLAFAMGEEEAREGLRRLVDTGRLRPTKYSGKTFYSVPLDLDRPASDH from the coding sequence ATGATATCCGAGTATGTGTTCGGCCCGGTGCCGTCCCGCAGGTTCGGGAGGTCCCTAGGCGTCAATCCGCTGCCGCGCAAGACCTGCAACTACTCCTGCGTGTATTGTCAGCTGGGAAGAACGCCGAAATTGCAGGCCGAAAGGGTGGCGCTTTACGAGACGGCGGAGGTCATCGCCGACGTGAAGAAGGCGATCGATTCTGGGAATGAGATCGACTACGTCACCTTCATGGGGGATGGAGAGCCGACCATAGCTTTGAACCTGGGAGAGATGGCCGAGGGGGTCCGCAGGTTCTGGGACGGGAAGATGGCCCTGATCACCAACGGGTCCATGTTCCGCCTGTCCGAAGTGCGGGCGGCCGCGTCTTATTTCGATGTGATTTCCCCGACCGTTTCCGCCGGGGACGAACGGACCTTCCGCCGATTGCACCGGCCCCCGCGGTCGCTGAAGTTGGACGATGTCCTGGAAGGCCTTCGGCTACTGCGCGATGAATATCACGGGCAGATATGGGCGGAACTGATGCTGGTGCAAGAGGTTAACGATTCGCTGCCCTCTCTACTGAACATACGCAAGGTGATGAGGCAAGTAGGCGCCGATCGGGTGTACGTGAACGCGCCCATACGGCCGCCGGCGGAGAGCTGGGTAAGGCCTCCGACCAAGGAGGCGCTGCAGCAGGTGTTCGATGTCTTCCCCGAGGCCATAGACATGACCGGACCAGAGGAGGGCCCGTTCATAAGGAACAAGGAGGAGCGTGAGGCCGAGCTGGTAGAGATCGCCAAGAACCACCCCTTGCGCGAAGACCAGGCCCTGGAGCTGCTGGCGTTCGCCATGGGAGAGGAGGAGGCCAGGGAGGGCCTACGAAGGCTTGTGGACACGGGCAGGCTGCGGCCAACGAAGTATTCCGGCAAAACGTTCTACAGCGTGCCATTGGACCTCGACCGCCCCGCCAGCGATCATTGA
- a CDS encoding 4Fe-4S binding protein, which yields MGCLFLGKVVLKIDPQLGRLVSKEEALAHLDHCQEAGLVHLIGRNKIDSVWTSATPKEDLMTICNCCPCCCLWKMLPQLDLGISSKIRRLPGVHLTVDPEKCVGCGKCVEGCYVKAVTLVGGKAVINQDVCKGCARCAHGCSEKAITLHLEDLDFIAHAVESLTPLVDVSKE from the coding sequence TTGGGCTGCCTGTTCCTGGGGAAAGTTGTTCTAAAGATAGACCCCCAGCTGGGCCGTCTGGTCAGCAAGGAGGAGGCGCTGGCACATCTGGACCACTGCCAGGAGGCCGGGCTGGTCCACCTCATCGGGCGGAACAAGATAGACAGCGTGTGGACCTCCGCCACCCCGAAGGAGGACCTCATGACCATCTGCAACTGCTGCCCCTGTTGCTGCCTGTGGAAGATGCTCCCCCAGCTGGACCTTGGAATATCCAGCAAGATAAGGCGCTTGCCCGGGGTGCACCTCACCGTCGACCCTGAGAAGTGCGTGGGCTGCGGCAAGTGCGTCGAAGGCTGTTACGTCAAGGCCGTCACTCTCGTAGGTGGTAAGGCGGTAATCAATCAGGACGTGTGCAAGGGCTGCGCCCGCTGCGCGCACGGTTGCTCGGAGAAGGCCATAACGCTGCACCTGGAAGACCTGGACTTCATCGCCCACGCCGTAGAGTCTTTGACCCCACTGGTGGACGTGAGCAAGGAATGA
- the pap gene encoding polyphosphate:AMP phosphotransferase: MFEHVDLDKHLDQASYDKVVPELKDRLGELQRQARDAGMPVIVVFEGWDTVGLSEIVNKFILPLDPRGFLVHPISAPSSEERSRPFLWRFFVRIPARGRIAVFDRSWYFRSLARAIDRKEDDARQTWREIAEFEEMLSRDDYLIMKFFLHISKKEHKKRLEKYRESELNQCGISDVELDFFKKYEKMLPLIEEMIERTDREHAPWTIVEAEDPKFASAKILTTSVRMLEYGLSKLASKNQIHMDSNPLIKNGQMFNSSRGGVDLQKNLSQAEYRDKLKKLQDRVGELQCELNRLKFSTIVVFEGWDAAGKGGAIQRLTAELNPRGYEVVPVGSPTVDEKAHHYLWRFYQKLPPAGHVRIFDRSWYGRVLVERVEGFCSTEEWKCAYKEINQFEEMLVKNGTVLVKIWMEIDKDTQMQRFKERDADPHKQWKITEEDWRNRDKWDFYGRAIDEMLFRTSTNQAPWTIVESNDKYYSRVKTLQTIVAAMEARVPKGKDSK, encoded by the coding sequence ATGTTCGAGCACGTAGATCTGGACAAGCACTTGGACCAGGCTAGCTACGACAAGGTGGTCCCGGAGCTGAAGGACCGGCTGGGCGAACTGCAGCGGCAGGCCAGGGACGCGGGCATGCCCGTCATAGTGGTCTTCGAGGGCTGGGACACCGTGGGCCTTAGCGAGATCGTAAACAAGTTCATCCTGCCCTTGGACCCCCGTGGCTTCCTGGTGCATCCCATATCTGCACCTAGTTCCGAGGAGCGCTCCCGACCTTTTCTATGGCGATTCTTCGTGCGCATCCCCGCCCGTGGCCGGATAGCGGTCTTCGACCGCTCCTGGTACTTCCGTTCCTTGGCCAGGGCCATAGACCGCAAGGAGGACGACGCCCGCCAGACCTGGCGCGAGATCGCGGAGTTCGAGGAGATGCTCTCCCGGGACGACTACCTCATAATGAAGTTCTTCCTGCATATCAGCAAGAAGGAGCACAAGAAGCGCCTGGAGAAGTACCGCGAGTCCGAACTGAACCAGTGCGGCATAAGCGACGTGGAGCTGGATTTCTTCAAGAAGTACGAGAAGATGCTGCCGCTGATCGAGGAGATGATCGAGAGGACCGACCGGGAGCACGCCCCCTGGACCATCGTGGAGGCGGAGGATCCAAAGTTCGCCTCGGCCAAGATTCTCACCACCTCGGTGCGCATGCTGGAGTACGGGCTATCAAAATTGGCCAGTAAGAACCAGATCCATATGGACAGCAACCCGCTCATCAAGAACGGACAGATGTTCAATTCCTCGCGCGGCGGAGTGGATCTGCAGAAGAATCTTTCCCAGGCCGAGTACCGGGATAAGCTGAAGAAGCTGCAGGACCGGGTAGGGGAACTGCAGTGCGAACTTAACCGCCTTAAGTTCTCGACCATCGTGGTCTTCGAGGGCTGGGACGCGGCGGGGAAGGGCGGGGCCATTCAGCGCCTGACGGCCGAGCTTAACCCCCGGGGCTACGAAGTGGTCCCGGTGGGCTCGCCGACCGTGGACGAGAAAGCTCACCATTACCTGTGGCGGTTCTATCAGAAGCTGCCCCCGGCCGGGCACGTCCGCATCTTCGATCGCTCCTGGTACGGAAGGGTGCTGGTGGAACGGGTGGAGGGTTTCTGCTCCACCGAGGAGTGGAAGTGCGCCTACAAGGAGATCAACCAGTTCGAGGAGATGCTGGTGAAGAACGGCACCGTTCTGGTGAAGATATGGATGGAGATCGACAAGGATACACAGATGCAGCGCTTCAAGGAGAGGGACGCCGACCCGCACAAGCAGTGGAAGATCACCGAGGAGGATTGGCGCAACCGGGACAAGTGGGACTTCTACGGACGGGCGATAGACGAGATGCTCTTCCGCACCAGCACCAACCAGGCCCCTTGGACCATCGTGGAGAGCAACGACAAGTACTACTCCAGAGTGAAAACGCTGCAGACCATAGTGGCGGCCATGGAGGCTCGGGTCCCGAAGGGAAAAGACTCCAAATGA
- a CDS encoding TetR/AcrR family transcriptional regulator, translating into MVLKLTDGRSMNRRRSTTMLSSRQDEFLETALSLFKENGFENTSIDDIVGSMGVSKGLFYHYFESKEEMLRNIVLRTLDEVDSSVAKIMEKEGLSALDRYAALISVSSGVSERSKDLVSLFRQERNQAIHLLMEERARVSMVPVLQRIIEQGNEEGVFHAQHPFETSVALLASMNWLRDIYMTSVRTDSTEARLKVMQGLIERLLCMEPGSFTLLEEMGRFDQDGKVAQNS; encoded by the coding sequence ATGGTTCTGAAACTGACCGACGGTCGGTCAATGAACAGACGCCGCAGTACTACCATGCTATCGAGCCGCCAGGACGAGTTCCTAGAGACAGCTCTTTCTCTCTTCAAGGAAAATGGGTTCGAGAACACCTCCATAGATGACATCGTGGGGTCCATGGGCGTTTCCAAAGGCCTGTTCTATCACTATTTCGAATCCAAGGAGGAGATGCTCAGGAACATCGTCCTCAGGACGCTCGACGAGGTCGACTCGTCGGTGGCCAAGATCATGGAAAAAGAGGGGCTTAGCGCCCTGGATCGGTACGCGGCGTTGATCTCGGTAAGTTCCGGGGTCAGCGAGCGCTCCAAGGACCTGGTATCTTTGTTCCGGCAGGAACGGAACCAGGCTATCCATCTGCTCATGGAGGAACGTGCCAGGGTGTCCATGGTCCCCGTTTTGCAGCGTATAATCGAACAGGGGAACGAGGAGGGCGTTTTCCACGCCCAGCACCCTTTCGAGACGTCCGTGGCCCTGCTGGCATCCATGAACTGGCTGCGCGACATCTATATGACCTCAGTTAGAACAGATTCGACCGAAGCTCGGCTCAAAGTGATGCAGGGACTTATCGAGAGGCTCCTGTGCATGGAACCCGGCTCGTTCACCCTGCTCGAAGAGATGGGCCGCTTCGATCAAGACGGTAAGGTAGCTCAAAATTCATAG
- a CDS encoding transcriptional repressor: MEIEEVAKALSSDTRLRILKIMAEGEASAVHVYKMYNERFPERKERATIYRELEVLYKSNFLVKLYKGESKEIVYRLAARSINLDLIKQTACAGP; this comes from the coding sequence ATGGAGATCGAGGAAGTGGCCAAGGCGCTGTCGTCGGACACCCGCCTAAGGATACTCAAGATAATGGCCGAGGGAGAGGCCTCTGCGGTGCACGTCTACAAGATGTACAACGAGAGGTTCCCGGAGCGCAAGGAGAGGGCGACCATCTATCGGGAGCTGGAGGTGCTCTACAAGTCCAACTTCCTGGTGAAGCTGTACAAGGGGGAGAGCAAAGAGATAGTGTACCGCCTGGCCGCCCGCAGTATCAACCTCGACCTCATCAAGCAGACCGCCTGTGCCGGCCCTTGA
- a CDS encoding heme-binding protein, whose amino-acid sequence MVKSIPYEVVRHLGEAELRRYDELVLATVYDMEEDESFQLLFRYIGGENDGQVKLSMTTPVVTRTGEPADPDSEGHMSFILPSEVKVSQAPKPSDPRVVLETKKGGIFAIMRFRGKAVGDDVQRMTNELLGELKEANYVMDGRPFLLRYNSPFTPGFLRHNEVAVRVAQK is encoded by the coding sequence ATGGTCAAGAGCATCCCGTACGAGGTAGTCAGGCACCTGGGCGAGGCAGAGCTGAGACGCTACGACGAACTGGTCCTGGCCACGGTCTACGATATGGAAGAGGACGAGTCCTTCCAGCTCCTGTTCAGGTACATCGGCGGGGAGAACGACGGTCAAGTGAAGCTGTCCATGACCACTCCGGTCGTTACCCGTACAGGGGAGCCGGCGGACCCGGACTCCGAAGGGCACATGTCCTTCATCCTGCCCAGTGAGGTCAAGGTATCGCAAGCCCCGAAGCCCAGCGATCCGCGGGTGGTGCTGGAAACTAAGAAGGGCGGCATTTTCGCCATCATGCGCTTCCGAGGGAAGGCCGTCGGCGACGACGTGCAGAGGATGACCAATGAGCTGCTGGGCGAGCTAAAGGAAGCCAATTACGTGATGGACGGGCGGCCGTTCCTGCTCCGCTACAATTCACCTTTCACCCCGGGATTCTTGCGGCACAACGAGGTGGCTGTGCGGGTGGCGCAGAAGTAG
- the msrB gene encoding peptide-methionine (R)-S-oxide reductase MsrB codes for MGRKVERTEEEWRKELSAEEYRVLRNKGTEAPFTGKYFKSHYQGAYVCTGCGKVLFFSDDKFDSGCGWPSFIKPAEEVEEKRDLSHGMARTEVLCPDCGGHLGHVFDDGPAPTGQRYCINSVSIRLRPRE; via the coding sequence ATGGGCAGGAAGGTGGAGAGGACCGAGGAGGAATGGCGGAAGGAGCTGAGCGCGGAGGAGTACCGTGTGCTCCGCAACAAGGGAACGGAGGCCCCGTTCACCGGCAAATACTTCAAGAGCCACTATCAGGGCGCTTACGTGTGCACCGGCTGCGGCAAAGTGCTTTTCTTCTCCGATGACAAGTTCGACTCTGGATGCGGTTGGCCCAGCTTCATCAAGCCGGCGGAGGAAGTGGAGGAAAAGCGGGACCTGAGCCATGGCATGGCGCGCACCGAGGTGCTTTGCCCGGACTGCGGAGGGCACCTCGGGCATGTGTTCGACGACGGGCCGGCTCCCACCGGCCAAAGGTATTGTATAAATTCCGTTTCCATTAGGTTGAGACCGAGGGAGTGA